One Helianthus annuus cultivar XRQ/B chromosome 7, HanXRQr2.0-SUNRISE, whole genome shotgun sequence genomic region harbors:
- the LOC110924352 gene encoding receptor-like protein EIX2, with the protein MSAVFKFSYISSLYLTFCLLLVLALSAKNYDATLCHDDERQALLQFKSGLVDEADRLASWVGETSDCCKWAGILCDNITGHVQKIHLPGKCSIDYSTTKRYDESIRQRLRGDISRSILYLKQLEHLDLSCNDFRGIQIPRFMGSLGNLRYLNLSHSSFGRTIPPQLGNLTELEVLCLGSFYDAYEFTSIINMQWLSSMSSLRHLDMSGVYLTEASDWFQVINTLPSLAQLHLSSSGLPDIHPNVASLNLTFLSSLDLSYNNFNKSFMPQWIFSITSLVSLDLSGCHFRGPPISSSTSSFHNLTSLKFLHISENEFMSSSLVLKELSSIGGNLISLDMGSCGVKSATLDSLHNLTSLLSLVLYDNELTSTIPKSLGNLCNLRHIDMGYNNFQNISLTSLLRSFLDCKSPSLESLYLEVSRLSCSLPNQLEQLVNLVHLDLGDNDISGPIPESIGKLSFLRSLYLYWNLISGPIPYSVGGLSSLETLTLSHNHLTGTLPESLGQLSKLKYLDLSHNLLTGVVTDAHFSKLIGLKNLYGSGNNLTLRPHYANWVPSFQLESLYISSWDLGPQFPLWLLTQRDLSFLDMRNTKISSTMPESFWRSFPNLQYLDMSQNQIQGRLFEIPATLVGVELSSNLFSGKLPKLFNSSMLKLLDLSNNSFTGSLFHLLCSWGGNVTDALNLANNHLSGAIPDCWEKWQSLRFLNLENNNLSGVIPTTMGYLSYLVSLNMCKNKLSGRLPASLMWLKELQILEFASNELVGSIPTWIGTELLDLRILNLRSNSFDGTISHELCYLTAIQILDFAHNNLSGNIPRCFNNFTVLSKKETTEINPDSMISGFPFGFGSGFEGIEIKNSASLVMKGQEYTYSTILYLVMVLDLSSNKFSGSIPVELMALQALQSLNISNNQLTGVIPKNIGDMKFLESFDVSLNHLSGELPMSLSGLSFLSSFNVSFNNLTGRIPSSTQLQGFNETSFFGNKLCGVPLTQICGEIEHHKDQQEDDTSHGVDFGLIISILLGFFVGFWSIVIPLNVGTIWISLYKLRYMLGC; encoded by the coding sequence ATGAGTGCTGTTTTTAAATTTTCTTATATCTCTTCCCTCTACCTCACCTTTTGCTTACTTCTTGTGCTGGCGTTATCAGCTAAAAACTATGATGCTACATTATGCCATGATGATGAAAGACAAGCTCTACTCCAGTTCAAGAGCGGCCTCGTTGACGAAGCAGATCGACTTGCTTCTTGGGTTGGTGAAACGAGCGATTGTTGCAAGTGGGCTGGGATCCTTTGTGATAACATTACGGGTCATGTTCAAAAGATTCATCTACCTGGTAAATGCAGTATCGATTACAGCACAACCAAAAGGTACGATGAATCCATAAGGCAGAGGTTGAGAGGGGATATAAGTCGATCCATCTTGTATCTGAAGCAACTCGAGCATCTAGACTTGAGTTGCAATGATTTCAGGGGAATCCAAATTCCTAGGTTTATGGGTTCTCTTGGAAACTTGAGATATCTTAACCTCTCACATTCTAGTTTTGGTCGAACAATTCCTCCTCAATTGGGGAATCTGACAGAATTGGAGGTCCTTTGTCTTGGCAGTTTTTATGATGCATATGAATTTACTAGCATCATTAATATGCAGTGGTTATCAAGTATGTCTTCACTGCGTCACCTGGATATGAGTGGTGTATACCTCACAGAAGCAAGTGATTGGTTTCAGGTGATTAACACTCTCCCTTCATTGGCCCAACTGCATTTAAGTAGTAGTGGGCTGCCTGACATACATCCCAATGTTGCTAGTCTTAATCTCACATTCCTTTCCTCACTTGATCTTTCTTATAACAACTTCAATAAGAGTTTCATGCCACAATGGATTTTCAGTATAACTAGTCTTGTTTCATTAGATTTAAGTGGGTGTCATTTCCGTGGTCCTCCTATTTCTAGTAGCACCAGTAGCTTCCATAACTTGACTTCTCTGAAGTTTCTTCACATCTCTGAAAATGAGTTCATGAGTTCTTCATTAGTACTAAAGGAGCTGTCTAGCATAGGTGGTAATCTGATTTCATTAGATATGGGTTCCTGTGGTGTTAAGAGTGCAACTCTTGATTCCCTTCACAACTTGACCTCTCTTCTTAGTCTTGTCCTATATGATAATGAACTCACAAGCACAATACCTAAATCACTGGGTAACCTTTGCAATTTGAGACATATCGATATGGGTTATAACAATTTTCAAAATATTAGTTTAACAAGCCTTCTTAGAAGTTTTTTGGATTGCAAATCACCAAGCCTTGAATCACTATATCTCGAGGTCTCACGGCTATCTTGTTCTTTACCCAATCAACTTGAACAACTGGTAAACTTAGTGCACCTCGACCTAGGAGACAATGATATTTCTGGACCAATTCCAGAGTCAATAGGAAAGCTATCATTTTTGAGATCACTGTATCTTTATTGGAATCTTATCTCTGGTCCAATTCCATACTCTGTCGGAGGGCTATCATCATTGGAGACGTTAACTCTTTCACATAACCATTTGACTGGTACCCTTCCTGAAAGCCTGGGTCAACTTTCTAAGTTGAAGTATTTAGATCTCTCTCACAATTTATTGACGGGTGTCGTGACAGATGCTCATTTTTCCAAACTTATAGGATTGAAAAACCTATACGGAAGTGGAAACAACTTAACCCTTAGACCACACTATGCAAACTGGGTTCCCTCTTTCCAACTAGAAAGCTTGTACATAAGTTCTTGGGATTTGGGGCCTCAATTTCCATTGTGGCTGCTAACGCAGAGAGATTTATCATTTTTGGATATGAGAAATACAAAGATATCATCAACCATGCCTGAATCGTTTTGGAGGTCATTCCCCAATCTACAATATTTAGATATGTCTCAAAATCAAATTCAAGGAAGGTTGTTTGAAATCCCGGCAACACTGGTTGGAGTTGAATTGAGTTCTAATTTGTTTAGCGGGAAATTGCCTAAACTTTTCAACAGTTCAATGTTAAAGCTCCTCGATCTATCAAATAATTCCTTTACAGGATCACTATTTCATTTATTGTGTTCTTGGGGTGGGAATGTGACAGATGCTCTTAATCTAGCAAATAATCATTTGTCTGGTGCCATTCCTGATTGTTGGGAAAAGTGGCAGAGTTTGAGATTCTTGAACTTGGAGAACAACAATCTGTCTGGTGTAATTCCGACAACAATGGGGTATTTATCTTATCTCGTGTCATTGAATATGTGCAAAAACAAGTTGTCTGGAAGACTACCTGCTTCTCTAATGTGGTTGAAAGAATTACAAATCCTTGAGTTTGCTTCAAATGAACTTGTTGGGAGCATTCCAACATGGATTGGGACAGAACTTTTAGATTTGAGAATTCTAAACCTCCGATCAAACAGTTTTGATGGAACCATATCTCATGAGCTCTGTTATCTTACAGCTATTCAGATCTTGGACTTCGCTCATAATAATCTATCAGGAAATATTCCAAGATGCTTCAACAACTTTACTGTCCTGTCTAAGAAAGAAACTACCGAAATTAATCCAGATTCGATGATCTCTGGCTTTCCCTTTGGCTTTGGCTCTGGCTTCGAGGGTATTGAAATCAAAAATAGTGCTTCATTGGTGATGAAGGGGCAAGAGTACACATATAGCACTATTCTTTATTTGGTGATGGTTTTGGACCTTTCAAGTAACAAATTTTCAGGGAGCATTCCAGTTGAGCTAATGGCTCTTCAGGCATTACAATCGTTGAACATATCAAATAATCAGTTGACTGGAGTTATACCAAAGAATATTGGAGACATGAAGTTTCTTGAATCATTCGATGTATCTTTAAACCATCTGTCTGGGGAGCTTCCAATGAGCTTGTCAGGCTTGAGTTTCTTGAGTAGCTTCAATGTGTCTTTCAACAACTTGACTGGAAGAATCCCATCAAGCACACAGCTACAGGGCTTCAATGAAACCAGCTTCTTCGGCAACAAACTCTGTGGAGTTCCACTGACCCAGATTTGTGGAGAAATAGAGCATCATAAAGATCAACAAGAAGATGATACGTCACATGGAGTGGATTTTGGATTGATTATTAGCATCTTGCTTGGATTTTTCGTTGGGTTTTGGTCCATTGTCATTCCCCTGAATGTTGGAACAATTTGGATTTCGTTGTATAAATTGAGGTATATGTTGGGTTGTTAA